The genome window GGCCGCCGTCCTGGCCGCGGCCACGATCTGGCTGCTGTTCACCGAGCCCGTGACGGTGGCGGATGCCGTGACCGAGGGGGACGTGACGCCGCTCGTCCGCGAGCTCGCCGGGTTGCTCTACGAAGCGGTCTGGAACCTGCTGCGCTACCTGCACATCTGAGGATCCCCGCGGGACCCGCGGCCGAGCGGCCCGAGCGCCCGCCGGAGGAACCGGATCAGCACGAATCCGTCCAGCCAGTTGAACGGCGCCACCCCGGTGCTGTAGTGCCCGCAGGGCAGGACGAAGACCTCCGGGTCCAGCCCGCGCCGGCGAAACCCGGCGACCAGTTGTCGAGACAGGCGGACCGGAAACGAGAGGTCGTAGCGCGCGTAGACGAGCAGGGTGCGCGTGCCGCGCATGCGGTCGAGGAAGGGCGCCGGGCTGATGGGCAGCCACGCGTCGCGCAGCGTCTCCAGATCGATGGAGCCTTCGAGTCCGGCCCGCACGTGCGCCGTCGACAGCCCCTCCCAGACGACGTCGGCGAAGTACGGCGAGATGTGGTTGAGGGCCGCGGCCGAGATGCGGGCATCGTGCGCGGCGGCGAGCATCGCCAGGCAGGATCCCAGACTGGTGCCGAGAACGCCGATCCGCTCGTATCCCCGCGACTCGAGCCAGTCGACGGCGCGCCGCGTGTCGAGGACCGCCTGGCGGCAGACCTGGACCGTGCGGCCGAGGTTGGCGCTCACGATGTAGTCGGCCCGGTGCAGCTCCGGGGGCATGCGGGCGTCGTGGTACGGCAGGCTCAGGCGGACCGCGCTGATCCCGAACCGCGCGAGCAGGCCGGCGAGCGCGACGTGGCTGTTCGGGTCCGCGTTCCAGTGGGGGAGCACCACGACGGCGCGGCGGGACTCGCCGGGGCGGAAGGACGCGGGAAAGTACCGCCCGTGGACCGTGTCGTTGTCGGGATGCGGCGTCCGGAACGCGCTGGGAAAGCGCACCTGGCGGCCGTCGAAGCGGAAGTCGCGGCCCGGCGGCGCCGCGTAGAAGCGCTCGCTGTGGGCGGTGGCGTCCGCGGCCCATCCGCGCAACGTATCCGCCGGCGAGCCCGCGGCGGCGCCGTGGCCCGGCCGCGCAACGGCCGACCGCTCGGCCTGCGGAATCCAGTCGAGGCCCCATTCGAAGGGCCGGACGACCCGGTCGGTCGTCGTCGCGACCAGACGGCGTTCCCACTCGTGAAAGAGCCGTGCGATCAAGTCCGTACCGACCGGCAATGCTACTATGCGCGGGTCATGAGCGTGAAACAAGTCGGCGTCAAGGACGCCCGCACCCTGCAGACCGACGAGGGCTACACCTATGTCGATGTCCGCTCGACGCCCGAATACGACAGCGGGCATCCGGCGGGCGCCCTCAACGTGCCGCTGCTGCAACTCGACCCGGCCACCCGCCAGATGCAGCCGAACCTCGACTTCCTCGCCGTCGTCAAGGCCACGCAGGCCGCGGACGCGAAGCTGTTGATCGGTTGCCAGATGGGCGGCCGCTCGCAGCGTGCGGCCGAGATCCTCGCCGCCGCCGGCTACACCGACGTCAGCAACGTGCTCGGGGGCTTCGGCGGGGCGCGCGACCGGGCCACCGGCGCCGTGGTGCACGAGGGCTGGGCGGAGGCCGGGCTGCCGGTGGAGACCGCGGCGACCCCGGGCGGCAGCTACGACGAGCTGCGGGCGAAGGCGAAGAGCTGAGCTGGTCGCGCGTCAGCCGCGGATGGCGCCCTCGCAGGCCGCGGCCGCGGCGAGCAGCCGCGCCGTGGCCCCGCGCCGCCCGACGAGCTGCACGCCCGCCGGCAGGCCGCCGGCCGTCCCGCACGGGATGGAGATGGCCGGGTGTCCCGTCACGTCGAAGAGCTGCGTCAGCCGCAGCGTCAGGGCGCGCGTGGTCTCGGTCGCATCCCCGATGGCGATCCGATCCGTGCCGAGACGCGGTGGGATGATCGGCAGCGTGGGAAGCAGCAGCGCCGCGCGGTTCGCGAGCGCCGCGTCGACCTCGGCGGTCAGGATGCGCCGTCCCCGTTGGGCCCGCACGTAGTCCTCGGCCAGCACGTAGCGGCCCAGCTCGAGCCGCAGCCGCACCCCGCGGCCGTAGGCGTCCGGACGGGCGTCGAGATCGGCCCGATGCTGTTCCGCCGCCTCGGCGAGCTGCGTGTGCAGGTAGACGGGTCCGGTGTCGGCGGCATGCGGGATGTCCACGTCGTCGATCCGGCACCCCGCCCGCGCGAGCCGTTCCACGGTGTCGGCGAACGCGCCTTCCACCGCCGGCTCCAGCAGGTCGAGAAAGTAACGGCGGGGGATGCCGAGCCGCGGCCGGGGGGCGGCCGGCGGTTCGACCTGCTGCCCGCCGCCGTCGGGGCGGTGCGGGCCGTCGCGCATGGCGCCGTACAGCAGCGCCGCGTCACCGACGGAACGCGCGATCGGGCCGACGTGATCGAGCGACGGCGCCAGGGGCACGACCCCCGCGGCGCTGACCTCGCCGTGGGTCGGCTTCAGGCCGACGACACCGCAGCACGACGCCGGGATGCGAATCGAGCCGCCGGTATCGGTGCCGATCGAGGCCAGGGCCATGCCCGCGGCGACGGAGACCGCCGAGCCGCTGCTCGACCCGCCCGGAACGTGCGCCGGCGCGTGGGGATTGCGGACCGGACCGTAGGCCGACTCCTCGCCGGTGGTGCCGAACGCGAACTCGTGGAGGTTGCACTTGCCGACGATGATCGCCCCGGCCGCCCGCAGGCGCACGGTGACCGGCGCATCCGCCGCGGCGCGGTGGTCGGCCCGCAGCCGGGAGGCGGCGGTGGTCGGCGCGCCCGCCGCATCGACGATGTCCTTCAGCGAGATCGGGATGCCGTGCAGGGGACCGCGGTCGCGGCCGCGCGCCAGCTCCGCGTCGAGCGCCCGCGCCTGCCGCCGCGCGTCGTCCGCCAGGACGGTGATGAAGGCGTTGA of Acidobacteriota bacterium contains these proteins:
- a CDS encoding abhydrolase domain-containing 18; its protein translation is MPAVVFGRRADIDIGVALVGLQGAGVLDADLFHAHDPRIVALPVGTDLIARLFHEWERRLVATTTDRVVRPFEWGLDWIPQAERSAVARPGHGAAAGSPADTLRGWAADATAHSERFYAAPPGRDFRFDGRQVRFPSAFRTPHPDNDTVHGRYFPASFRPGESRRAVVVLPHWNADPNSHVALAGLLARFGISAVRLSLPYHDARMPPELHRADYIVSANLGRTVQVCRQAVLDTRRAVDWLESRGYERIGVLGTSLGSCLAMLAAAHDARISAAALNHISPYFADVVWEGLSTAHVRAGLEGSIDLETLRDAWLPISPAPFLDRMRGTRTLLVYARYDLSFPVRLSRQLVAGFRRRGLDPEVFVLPCGHYSTGVAPFNWLDGFVLIRFLRRALGPLGRGSRGDPQMCR
- a CDS encoding rhodanese-like domain-containing protein, which codes for MSVKQVGVKDARTLQTDEGYTYVDVRSTPEYDSGHPAGALNVPLLQLDPATRQMQPNLDFLAVVKATQAADAKLLIGCQMGGRSQRAAEILAAAGYTDVSNVLGGFGGARDRATGAVVHEGWAEAGLPVETAATPGGSYDELRAKAKS
- a CDS encoding amidase, yielding MIVSPGTTIAALGSRLRRGEVTAGALVEECLATIEERDPVLNAFITVLADDARRQARALDAELARGRDRGPLHGIPISLKDIVDAAGAPTTAASRLRADHRAAADAPVTVRLRAAGAIIVGKCNLHEFAFGTTGEESAYGPVRNPHAPAHVPGGSSSGSAVSVAAGMALASIGTDTGGSIRIPASCCGVVGLKPTHGEVSAAGVVPLAPSLDHVGPIARSVGDAALLYGAMRDGPHRPDGGGQQVEPPAAPRPRLGIPRRYFLDLLEPAVEGAFADTVERLARAGCRIDDVDIPHAADTGPVYLHTQLAEAAEQHRADLDARPDAYGRGVRLRLELGRYVLAEDYVRAQRGRRILTAEVDAALANRAALLLPTLPIIPPRLGTDRIAIGDATETTRALTLRLTQLFDVTGHPAISIPCGTAGGLPAGVQLVGRRGATARLLAAAAACEGAIRG